Proteins encoded by one window of Cystobacter ferrugineus:
- a CDS encoding D-arabinono-1,4-lactone oxidase, translating into MSDVIAIGQDGFYHPLNEQQIIAIIQEARARGQQVRVRGSGHSVAAAVYTSNFQKGMARSSGFNLMLDQMRAVTFHEETATEDSMLVTAEAGCNLGQDPHDPSATSTWANSLFAQINDKGWAFPDTGGIIHQTVAGFISTGSAGGSLTDSVGDAIHAIRFIDGTGQVRYASRETNPELFRAAGVSLGLLGIITAVTFRCVRRFAIQGTEVTTSVQDCAIDLFGPGGNGKPSLQQFLEQTEYARLLWWPQQGVEKMVVWQGKRIPYDPNMKVEPYVEIGRRFDNDPLLTLLTQVLGQAAGSAFYTLVGTWPQWVHALMGNREIRLAFQDFCKKEVGKSTRLLQHLFDRPTLLAHAITHVPEVAEHSSDNGTPGGPLSVTLPADPSKLLELVGSLLAWLGKLYDEGEKLFGNELDKLLGELSEAFICWIIDKFVQDGTQTFQDYWYATLPMDNQISDVRMPTEFTELWVPLSRTQEVMQVLRKHYEEGGMAATGTYSCEIYSAKQSEYWLSPSYGEPVVRIDIFWFAYNLKDPSLSYYPQFWKLLAPYDFRPHWAKYLPDADSATGVGYLRALYPKWQEFMQLREQMDPGQLFVTDYWRWHLDIAEAVPKKAVTTSAA; encoded by the coding sequence ATGAGTGACGTCATCGCCATCGGCCAGGATGGTTTCTACCATCCGCTCAACGAGCAGCAGATCATCGCCATCATCCAGGAGGCGCGAGCGCGGGGGCAGCAGGTGCGCGTGCGTGGCTCGGGACACTCGGTGGCTGCGGCCGTCTACACCAGCAATTTCCAGAAGGGCATGGCGCGCTCGAGCGGCTTCAACCTCATGCTCGACCAGATGCGCGCGGTGACCTTCCACGAGGAGACAGCCACCGAGGACAGCATGCTGGTGACGGCCGAGGCGGGCTGCAACCTGGGGCAGGATCCGCATGACCCCTCCGCCACCTCTACCTGGGCCAATAGCCTCTTCGCCCAGATCAACGACAAGGGGTGGGCCTTCCCGGACACGGGTGGCATCATCCATCAGACCGTGGCTGGTTTCATCTCGACGGGCTCGGCGGGTGGCTCGCTCACGGACTCCGTCGGCGATGCCATCCACGCCATCCGATTCATCGACGGCACGGGGCAGGTGCGGTACGCCTCGCGAGAGACGAACCCGGAGCTCTTCCGTGCGGCGGGCGTCTCGCTGGGCCTGCTGGGCATCATCACCGCCGTCACCTTCCGCTGCGTCAGGAGGTTCGCCATCCAGGGCACCGAGGTCACCACCTCGGTCCAGGACTGCGCCATCGATCTGTTCGGCCCGGGAGGCAACGGCAAGCCGAGCCTCCAGCAGTTCCTCGAGCAGACGGAGTACGCACGGCTGCTGTGGTGGCCGCAGCAAGGCGTGGAGAAGATGGTGGTGTGGCAGGGCAAGCGCATCCCCTATGACCCCAACATGAAGGTCGAGCCCTACGTGGAGATCGGCAGGCGCTTCGACAACGACCCGCTGCTCACCCTGCTGACCCAGGTGCTCGGCCAGGCGGCGGGCAGCGCCTTCTACACCCTGGTGGGGACCTGGCCACAGTGGGTCCACGCGCTGATGGGCAACCGGGAGATCCGGCTGGCCTTCCAGGACTTCTGCAAGAAGGAGGTGGGCAAGTCCACGCGCCTGCTCCAACACCTGTTCGACAGGCCCACGCTGCTCGCCCACGCCATCACCCACGTGCCCGAGGTAGCCGAGCACTCGTCAGACAATGGCACGCCGGGTGGCCCCCTCTCCGTGACGCTGCCCGCGGACCCGTCCAAGCTGCTCGAACTCGTCGGAAGCCTGCTGGCGTGGCTGGGCAAACTGTATGACGAGGGAGAGAAGCTCTTCGGAAACGAGCTGGACAAGCTGCTCGGCGAACTCTCCGAGGCCTTCATCTGCTGGATCATCGACAAGTTCGTCCAGGACGGCACCCAGACCTTCCAGGACTACTGGTACGCCACACTGCCCATGGACAACCAGATCTCGGACGTGAGGATGCCCACCGAGTTCACCGAGCTCTGGGTGCCGCTGTCGCGTACGCAGGAGGTGATGCAAGTGCTGCGCAAGCACTACGAGGAGGGCGGCATGGCCGCCACCGGCACCTACAGCTGCGAAATCTACTCCGCCAAGCAATCCGAGTACTGGCTGAGTCCCTCCTACGGAGAGCCGGTGGTGCGAATCGACATCTTCTGGTTCGCCTACAACCTCAAGGATCCCTCGCTGTCCTACTACCCGCAGTTCTGGAAGCTGCTGGCGCCGTACGACTTCCGGCCGCACTGGGCCAAGTACCTGCCGGATGCGGACTCCGCCACCGGCGTGGGCTACCTGCGCGCGCTCTACCCGAAGTGGCAGGAGTTCATGCAGTTGCGCGAGCAGATGGATCCGGGCCAGCTCTTCGTCACCGACTACTGGCGCTGGCACCTGGACATCGCGGAGGCTGTCCCGAAGAAGGCCGTGACAACCTCGGCCGCCTGA
- a CDS encoding NAD(P)H-binding protein, protein MAFETPRASLLRSGSLAARCVPEQEQVDEFFECRVLGKDRAERCLLDTHVSWTAVYPVSLRNGKTSATVTVKPLDEVGSVPGLPVISYADVARVLLELAGDRARAGQRLLITTANGWSAEPRSV, encoded by the coding sequence TTGGCGTTTGAGACGCCGCGAGCCAGCCTGCTCAGGAGCGGCTCGCTGGCCGCGAGGTGCGTACCGGAACAGGAACAGGTCGACGAGTTCTTCGAGTGTCGCGTCCTGGGTAAGGATCGCGCGGAGCGCTGCCTGCTCGACACCCACGTGAGCTGGACTGCCGTGTACCCGGTGTCGCTGCGCAACGGGAAGACCTCGGCGACCGTAACGGTCAAGCCACTCGATGAGGTGGGCAGTGTGCCGGGACTTCCGGTGATCTCGTACGCCGATGTGGCGAGGGTGCTCCTCGAACTCGCGGGAGACCGTGCCCGGGCCGGGCAGCGGCTCCTCATCACGACAGCGAACGGGTGGAGCGCCGAGCCTCGGAGCGTCTGA
- a CDS encoding methyl-accepting chemotaxis protein — protein sequence MGDEEKSLLKSQFAAHVGALLLGTAPQTYLQGLVLGLEEPVHIQRMFLLNVPCFLVIYGLLVPLPCQVLTIRHALARVPGEPPGRRLVRLLELPRNLEMYHMAALALLVVFISTMNCLWFDRSLLLVVPCTLAQTLFAHFVSVQHVFWMEERLRPLALEELGRAPEVQLPWRGGIRWRTFRWYLPYTVALTFVCTLVMSATILWSQGRKAFRELAEALAARGLPDATGRLARQVAHLGSESLGPMLLLGAFLLVCGTLSAWWTAEQIARGARACRDSIERMALGAYHPPEWSSPDELGRLSVATASAFQGIERQARRVRESADALGRAAQVLDEARRSKEGGLSRQAAALEEMRVVSETIQRASLVAAQKAEKVLAMAGNAGTLLQTGETASAEGLTGLTAIREQVSAMRARVRELERHAGGIRAVAFLVKEFADQSRMISLNAELEAVRASDGSLGFRHVALKLRALAEQSIQSTLRVAEIVQGLLGAIRETVRLTDRSAEQVEASLRAVPESGEALHQLGAIIADVNHAAWRISTVTAQQREGILQLSQAVAGLSQSAAETLRQLEGSSQVTRRVEQVAGQVRTALREWGRGEVPSPETSAHEAQPRHLLLRGLFLSRLACLLGVLLPLAYLGGRLLGLDAWELRSAAARVLLPLCVLGGVLLPWWMDHRLVAHALAEEPASTRLERLLELPRRKLMRHLGLLAMSFATAAAACCVLYGRSLLLVLPCTGVLMLLCAFAGIPQTLWVEACIRPLALRELHRHPESPLSLGGVYWRRLRWYLPYLLGLTAACTLVPAVAVLARMGIESSRELMVELGPHHAPLVHHFLWKLLHEALPTVVFLGSFLTLCAGLSAWRMARQLDQGARELESSISSIAAGNPRPPAWISTDELGSLAVTTLSIFQRLWTLTQGLHGAAGQLGRAATELSASHEAQTRGLSMQMELLRRTAELAHEVERMSRDASRGAEAVLEGGIRAGTLHQSGLEALARGYEGLTDIRQQVTFLETRLQTLAQDAWRIRHITVSIKNLSDESDVLALNAAITAMQSGEPGQSFGVVAREVRVLADRSLQETREAARLLQELLQAIDETEAMVREGSARVQDSLARVDASGETLRQLFALVQEGHSSARQIAATIHQQGAGIAQVSQTVADVSQMMGEMMERLATSARVSEDVDRLAEQLRTAMRGPARP from the coding sequence ATGGGTGATGAAGAGAAATCACTGCTGAAAAGCCAGTTCGCGGCTCACGTGGGCGCCCTCCTGTTGGGGACGGCGCCCCAGACCTATTTGCAGGGGCTGGTGCTCGGGCTGGAGGAGCCGGTCCACATCCAACGGATGTTCCTGCTGAACGTGCCGTGCTTCCTGGTCATCTATGGGCTGCTGGTCCCCCTCCCGTGCCAGGTCCTCACCATCCGCCATGCATTGGCACGCGTCCCCGGGGAGCCCCCTGGACGTCGGCTCGTGCGCCTGCTCGAGTTGCCCCGGAACCTCGAGATGTATCACATGGCGGCGCTCGCGCTGCTGGTGGTCTTCATCAGCACGATGAACTGCCTGTGGTTCGACCGGAGCCTGCTGCTCGTCGTGCCCTGCACGCTGGCGCAGACCCTGTTCGCCCACTTCGTCTCCGTCCAGCACGTCTTCTGGATGGAGGAGCGGCTGCGTCCGCTGGCGCTGGAGGAACTGGGACGGGCGCCCGAGGTCCAGCTCCCCTGGCGCGGAGGCATCCGCTGGCGCACCTTCCGCTGGTACCTGCCCTATACCGTCGCTCTCACCTTCGTCTGCACCCTGGTGATGTCGGCCACCATCCTCTGGAGTCAGGGCCGTAAGGCCTTCCGGGAACTGGCGGAGGCGCTGGCCGCCCGGGGTCTTCCCGATGCCACCGGGCGGCTGGCGAGGCAGGTGGCGCATCTGGGGAGCGAGAGCCTCGGACCCATGCTCCTGCTGGGCGCCTTCCTGCTGGTCTGTGGCACCCTGTCTGCCTGGTGGACCGCGGAGCAGATCGCCCGTGGCGCGCGGGCCTGCCGTGATTCCATCGAGCGCATGGCGCTCGGGGCCTATCACCCACCGGAGTGGAGCTCTCCCGACGAGCTGGGACGCCTCTCGGTGGCCACCGCGAGCGCCTTCCAGGGCATCGAAAGACAGGCGCGGCGCGTGCGCGAGTCGGCGGATGCGCTCGGCCGCGCGGCCCAGGTGCTGGACGAGGCGCGCAGGAGCAAGGAAGGCGGTCTGTCCCGGCAGGCCGCGGCGCTCGAGGAGATGCGGGTGGTATCCGAGACCATCCAGCGGGCATCCCTGGTGGCGGCCCAGAAGGCGGAGAAGGTGCTCGCCATGGCGGGCAACGCCGGCACGCTTCTCCAGACGGGCGAGACGGCCTCCGCGGAGGGCCTCACGGGCTTGACCGCCATCCGCGAGCAGGTCTCGGCGATGAGGGCGCGCGTCCGGGAGCTCGAGCGCCACGCCGGGGGAATCCGGGCCGTGGCCTTCCTGGTCAAGGAGTTCGCCGACCAGTCCCGGATGATCTCTCTCAACGCGGAGCTCGAGGCCGTGCGCGCCAGCGATGGTTCCCTGGGTTTCAGACACGTGGCCCTCAAACTGCGCGCCCTGGCGGAGCAGTCCATCCAGTCCACCCTCCGGGTGGCGGAGATCGTCCAGGGTCTCCTCGGCGCCATCCGGGAGACGGTGCGCCTGACGGACCGCAGCGCCGAGCAGGTAGAGGCGAGCCTGCGGGCGGTGCCGGAATCGGGCGAAGCACTCCATCAACTCGGAGCCATCATCGCCGATGTCAACCACGCGGCCTGGCGGATCTCCACGGTGACCGCCCAGCAGCGCGAGGGCATCCTCCAGTTGTCCCAGGCGGTCGCTGGTCTCTCCCAGTCGGCCGCGGAGACGCTCCGGCAGCTCGAGGGTTCATCCCAGGTCACCCGTCGTGTCGAGCAGGTCGCTGGACAGGTGCGGACCGCGCTGCGGGAGTGGGGCAGGGGGGAGGTGCCATCACCGGAGACCTCCGCCCACGAGGCGCAACCGCGCCATCTCCTCCTGCGCGGGTTGTTCCTGTCGCGGCTGGCCTGCCTGCTGGGAGTGCTGCTGCCCCTGGCTTATCTGGGCGGCCGTCTCCTCGGGCTCGATGCGTGGGAGCTCCGCTCCGCCGCGGCGCGCGTGCTCCTCCCGCTCTGCGTACTCGGTGGCGTGCTCCTTCCCTGGTGGATGGATCATCGGCTGGTGGCGCACGCCCTGGCGGAGGAGCCCGCATCGACCCGGCTCGAGCGCCTGCTCGAGCTGCCCCGGCGCAAGCTGATGCGGCACCTGGGGCTGCTGGCCATGTCGTTCGCCACGGCCGCCGCGGCGTGCTGCGTGTTGTACGGACGAAGCCTCCTGCTCGTCCTGCCCTGCACGGGCGTCTTGATGCTGCTGTGCGCCTTCGCGGGCATCCCACAGACGCTCTGGGTGGAGGCGTGCATCCGTCCGCTCGCGCTCCGGGAGCTCCACCGCCACCCGGAGTCTCCTCTCTCCCTCGGTGGTGTCTATTGGCGCAGGCTGCGCTGGTACCTGCCATACCTGCTGGGACTCACCGCCGCCTGTACGCTGGTGCCCGCCGTGGCCGTGCTGGCACGAATGGGCATCGAATCCTCGCGGGAGCTGATGGTGGAGCTGGGGCCACACCATGCCCCGCTCGTGCACCACTTTCTCTGGAAGTTGCTGCACGAGGCCCTTCCGACGGTGGTGTTCCTGGGCTCGTTCCTGACGCTGTGCGCGGGCTTGAGCGCGTGGCGGATGGCGCGCCAGCTCGACCAGGGTGCACGGGAGCTCGAGTCCTCGATCTCGAGCATCGCGGCGGGCAATCCGCGCCCTCCCGCGTGGATCTCCACCGACGAACTGGGCAGCCTCGCCGTCACCACCCTGTCCATCTTCCAGCGGCTCTGGACGCTCACCCAGGGCCTGCATGGGGCCGCGGGGCAACTCGGTCGTGCCGCCACGGAGTTGAGCGCCTCGCACGAGGCCCAGACGCGCGGCCTCTCCATGCAGATGGAGCTGCTGCGACGCACCGCGGAGCTCGCGCACGAGGTGGAGCGGATGTCCAGGGATGCGTCTCGCGGCGCCGAGGCGGTGCTCGAGGGAGGCATCCGCGCCGGGACGCTCCACCAGTCCGGACTGGAGGCCCTGGCTCGGGGCTACGAGGGCCTGACCGACATCCGCCAGCAGGTGACGTTCCTGGAGACACGGCTCCAGACGTTGGCGCAGGACGCCTGGCGGATCCGCCACATCACCGTGTCCATCAAGAATCTCTCGGATGAGTCGGATGTGCTCGCGCTCAACGCGGCCATCACGGCCATGCAGTCGGGGGAGCCGGGGCAGAGCTTCGGCGTGGTGGCCAGGGAGGTGCGCGTGCTGGCGGACCGCTCCCTTCAGGAGACGAGGGAGGCGGCCCGGCTGCTCCAGGAACTCCTCCAGGCCATCGACGAGACGGAGGCGATGGTTCGCGAGGGCTCGGCGCGGGTGCAGGACAGCCTGGCGCGCGTCGACGCCTCCGGGGAGACGCTGCGCCAGCTCTTCGCCCTGGTGCAGGAGGGTCACAGCAGCGCGCGGCAGATCGCCGCGACCATCCACCAGCAGGGCGCGGGCATCGCGCAGGTCTCCCAGACGGTGGCCGACGTGTCCCAGATGATGGGCGAGATGATGGAGCGGCTCGCCACCTCGGCCCGCGTCTCCGAGGACGTC
- a CDS encoding type 1 glutamine amidotransferase, which yields MSDSLSAPRPRAILFQHDLPVSVGALEGALVRAGFTLETRFREVRPGDADADLVVVLGGFMGVYEADQHPYLREELALMEGRLARRRPCLGICLGAQMLAAISGARVFQDPKGMVLGVQPIHVTSAGHAHPVFSGAPASFPVVQWHGDTFDTVRGAEALASSERQPQEAFLLSNSVGFLFHPEVVPPMLESWVRAFPESLTRSGRRLEDVLTGDLPRLEAARPEIEGLLARVARYLAHEIS from the coding sequence ATGTCCGATTCTCTTTCCGCTCCCAGGCCCCGCGCGATCCTCTTCCAGCACGACCTCCCGGTGAGCGTGGGGGCACTCGAGGGGGCGCTCGTGCGGGCCGGCTTCACCCTCGAGACGCGCTTTCGCGAGGTCCGGCCGGGAGATGCCGACGCGGACCTCGTGGTCGTCCTGGGTGGCTTCATGGGCGTCTACGAGGCCGACCAACACCCGTACCTTCGCGAGGAGCTCGCCCTGATGGAGGGGCGGCTGGCGCGGCGCCGTCCCTGCCTGGGCATCTGCCTGGGGGCCCAGATGCTCGCGGCCATCTCCGGTGCCCGTGTCTTCCAAGATCCCAAGGGAATGGTCCTGGGTGTGCAGCCCATCCACGTCACGTCCGCGGGCCACGCGCACCCCGTCTTCTCGGGGGCTCCGGCGTCCTTTCCCGTCGTCCAGTGGCACGGCGATACGTTCGACACCGTGCGCGGGGCGGAGGCACTCGCCTCCTCGGAGCGCCAGCCCCAGGAAGCCTTCCTCCTGTCGAACTCGGTGGGCTTCCTGTTCCACCCGGAGGTCGTGCCTCCGATGCTGGAGTCCTGGGTGCGCGCCTTCCCGGAATCCCTCACGCGCTCGGGCCGGCGGCTCGAGGACGTGCTCACGGGAGATCTTCCCCGGCTCGAGGCGGCACGCCCCGAGATCGAGGGGCTCCTGGCGCGCGTGGCCCGCTACCTCGCGCACGAGATCTCGTGA
- a CDS encoding ARPP-2 domain-containing protein, whose protein sequence is MKAKVSVTNIVPTGLRLAPSQVWGTLRLVPVLRDEVRGDLRFAQRSYDDDLTLVSLKGGLKEPGLKYLSYVPHGLVMSWEGRHAEAVVGTQLQKPEGKALKVGPHTLRLMHRMVRREEKNRLRMLPLHLAMEGFLSLHFGGPEVAWAEYSREALSHGLDPRTEWSVPGWANPLFDEALRVFEIHERQVGVLLFHADLLLSAFIVSHPEDYRALHRTLLEDFYGELLLQYGFLDSAASLESPIDERRVSSLGELRAAVGRMREDWAEFQGFMAGGLFGAEVWATSVYGAGPFHLQRFVTGLQVSEENHIGEWVTRQDGTLEYLRTYRLSAAQTRRAYLLKQLALADWNLDRAAEALKTTRAELILRLRNAGFGYLLKDSVK, encoded by the coding sequence ATGAAGGCGAAGGTCTCGGTGACGAACATCGTGCCCACGGGGCTCCGGCTGGCGCCGTCCCAGGTGTGGGGCACCCTGCGGCTGGTGCCCGTGCTGCGCGACGAGGTGCGGGGAGACCTGCGCTTCGCCCAGCGCTCGTACGACGATGACCTGACGCTCGTCTCCTTGAAGGGCGGACTGAAGGAGCCCGGGCTCAAGTACCTCTCCTATGTGCCGCACGGGCTGGTGATGTCGTGGGAGGGCCGGCACGCGGAAGCCGTCGTCGGCACGCAGCTCCAGAAGCCCGAGGGCAAGGCGCTGAAGGTGGGGCCCCACACGCTCCGGTTGATGCATCGCATGGTGCGCCGGGAGGAGAAGAACCGGCTGCGGATGCTGCCCCTGCACCTGGCCATGGAGGGCTTCCTCTCCCTGCACTTCGGAGGGCCGGAGGTGGCCTGGGCCGAGTACTCACGGGAGGCGCTCTCCCACGGGCTGGATCCCCGGACGGAGTGGTCCGTGCCGGGCTGGGCGAACCCGCTCTTCGACGAGGCCCTGCGTGTCTTCGAGATCCACGAGCGGCAGGTGGGCGTGCTTCTCTTCCACGCGGACCTGTTGCTGTCCGCCTTCATCGTCTCGCACCCCGAGGACTACCGGGCCCTGCACCGCACGCTGCTGGAGGACTTCTACGGCGAGCTGTTACTCCAGTACGGCTTCCTCGACAGCGCCGCGTCCCTGGAGTCGCCCATCGACGAGCGGCGGGTGTCCTCGCTCGGGGAGTTGAGGGCCGCCGTCGGGCGGATGCGCGAGGATTGGGCCGAGTTCCAGGGCTTCATGGCGGGAGGGCTCTTCGGCGCGGAGGTCTGGGCGACTTCCGTCTACGGGGCGGGCCCCTTCCACCTCCAGCGCTTCGTCACCGGCCTTCAGGTGTCGGAGGAGAACCACATCGGTGAGTGGGTCACCCGCCAGGACGGCACACTCGAGTACCTCAGGACGTACCGCCTCTCCGCGGCCCAGACCCGGCGCGCCTACCTGCTCAAGCAGCTCGCGCTCGCGGACTGGAACCTGGACCGCGCCGCGGAGGCCCTGAAGACGACCCGGGCGGAGCTGATTCTTCGCCTGCGCAACGCGGGCTTCGGCTACCTCCTCAAGGACTCCGTGAAGTAG
- a CDS encoding serine/threonine-protein kinase has protein sequence MAHGVIDSICPEEPLVREVASGRFPEAEVARLLAHAENCPACGRLLMRSGGFEATGEVPTNVVPPPALLAAPAPEEVLPRGATVGRYMVLEKLGAGGMGVVYAAYDPELDRRLALKLLHAGSDHVERSGGQARLLREAQALARLSHPNVTSIYDVGTWEERVFIAMELVEGPSLRDWLKQGPRPWREVVEVFIAAGRGLAAAHAAGLVHRDFKPDNVLLGKDGRVRVLDFGLARQASVAAPEETPAEKPPLPPVEVPWSELGQSPLNTPLTRAGLVIGTLAYMAPESYEGIFDARADQYSYCVTLYELLYGERPQGKTPGPPSTWRPPEPPRDARVPASVRRIVLRGLELKPEQRWPSMDALLGALGDTLPRRQRQWLAVGGLLALSLGIGLPLQLRSSAEPPCQGGARRLEGLWDGTRRAALGQAFQATGKPNAEESWTRAAQVLDTYARDWTSMHVEACEATRVRGEQSDAVLSLRMACLERRLQSLRALTDVYAHADAALVDQAAKAASALPLVAGCANVEALRAPVLPPEDAATRQKVERLEVRLAEARALFDSGQFVPALARTRTLADDALALRYRPLQAEVLELRGALEEKAGDLKASEDSLRQAVWAAEAGRHDEVIASASARLVRSAMLQAHFEQGREWAEHARAVLERMGGDARIEAFVTNALGAIFMREDKTAEALENFRQVVALRQKVYSTEHPEVAAAYNNLGAALTKAGRLPEAREALAHAQRLYAKTLGPHHLETGNALHNLGILAQRTADDEAAVGYFQGALEAREVGSQRETLDVAMTYSTLGASYCHLRDFARCLSAHERALDIRGKVFGPEHTDVSTSLVDVAGALYALGRLGEALEHYQRALRLAEAAEEQVPYQLINPLSGIGEVLLARGKRAEALPYLQRALSLAEKSEVDEGWALSIVVEDMADWYLKGGQHRQALPYYQRALALDEKRLSARHPALFGPLVGMAECQLALHAPAEARATLERALATEPLSRISASDLAHARFLLARAVWEAGDAAQARELALRAQKALLQAHEDSKASQVTAWLEAHAER, from the coding sequence ATGGCTCACGGCGTCATCGACAGCATCTGCCCCGAGGAGCCCCTCGTGCGAGAAGTCGCCTCGGGTCGCTTCCCGGAGGCGGAGGTCGCGCGGTTGCTCGCGCACGCGGAGAACTGTCCCGCCTGTGGCCGGCTGCTGATGCGTTCCGGCGGTTTCGAGGCGACGGGGGAGGTGCCCACCAACGTGGTGCCGCCTCCCGCGCTCCTGGCGGCTCCCGCGCCCGAGGAGGTGCTCCCGCGCGGCGCCACGGTGGGCCGTTACATGGTGCTGGAGAAGCTGGGCGCCGGCGGAATGGGCGTGGTGTACGCGGCGTATGACCCGGAGCTCGACCGCCGGCTGGCCCTCAAGCTGCTGCATGCCGGGTCGGATCATGTGGAGCGCAGCGGTGGACAGGCCCGGTTGCTGCGCGAGGCGCAGGCCCTGGCGCGGCTGTCCCATCCCAACGTCACCTCCATCTATGACGTGGGGACGTGGGAGGAGCGCGTCTTCATCGCCATGGAGCTGGTGGAGGGGCCGTCGCTGCGCGACTGGCTCAAGCAGGGGCCGCGGCCCTGGCGCGAAGTGGTGGAAGTCTTCATCGCCGCGGGACGGGGACTGGCGGCCGCGCATGCGGCGGGCCTCGTGCACCGCGACTTCAAGCCAGACAACGTGCTGCTGGGCAAGGACGGGCGGGTGCGCGTGCTGGACTTCGGGCTGGCCCGGCAGGCCTCCGTCGCGGCTCCAGAGGAGACGCCCGCGGAGAAGCCCCCGTTGCCTCCCGTGGAGGTCCCCTGGTCCGAGCTTGGCCAGTCGCCCCTGAACACGCCCCTGACGCGCGCGGGGCTCGTCATCGGCACCCTGGCCTACATGGCGCCGGAGTCGTACGAGGGCATCTTCGACGCGCGCGCGGACCAGTACAGCTACTGCGTGACGCTCTACGAGCTGCTCTATGGCGAGCGGCCCCAGGGCAAGACGCCGGGCCCTCCCTCGACGTGGCGCCCCCCGGAGCCTCCTCGCGACGCGCGGGTCCCCGCCAGCGTGCGGCGCATCGTCCTGCGGGGGCTCGAGCTCAAACCCGAGCAGCGCTGGCCGTCCATGGATGCCTTGCTCGGGGCGCTCGGCGATACCCTGCCCCGGCGGCAGCGCCAGTGGCTCGCGGTGGGCGGGCTGCTGGCGCTCTCGCTCGGCATCGGGCTGCCGCTGCAACTGCGGAGCAGTGCCGAGCCGCCGTGCCAGGGGGGAGCCCGGCGCCTGGAGGGACTGTGGGACGGGACTCGCAGGGCGGCGCTCGGCCAGGCCTTCCAGGCCACCGGCAAGCCCAACGCGGAGGAATCCTGGACGCGCGCCGCGCAGGTGCTGGACACCTACGCACGCGACTGGACGTCCATGCATGTCGAGGCGTGCGAGGCCACGCGTGTGCGCGGTGAGCAGTCCGACGCGGTGCTCTCGCTGCGCATGGCGTGTCTGGAGCGGCGGTTGCAGTCGCTGCGGGCCCTCACCGACGTCTATGCCCATGCGGACGCCGCGCTGGTGGACCAGGCGGCCAAGGCGGCCAGTGCCCTGCCCCTGGTGGCGGGGTGCGCGAACGTGGAGGCGCTCCGGGCGCCCGTGCTCCCGCCGGAGGACGCGGCCACGCGCCAGAAGGTCGAGCGGCTCGAGGTGCGTCTGGCCGAGGCCCGGGCCCTCTTCGACAGCGGCCAGTTCGTGCCGGCCCTGGCGCGCACCCGGACGCTCGCCGACGACGCCCTGGCGCTGCGCTACCGCCCCCTGCAGGCCGAGGTGCTCGAGTTGCGCGGCGCCCTGGAGGAGAAGGCCGGGGACCTGAAGGCCTCGGAGGACTCGCTCCGGCAGGCGGTGTGGGCGGCGGAGGCGGGCCGTCATGACGAGGTGATCGCCTCGGCCTCGGCCCGGCTGGTGCGCTCGGCGATGCTCCAGGCGCACTTCGAGCAGGGCCGCGAGTGGGCCGAGCACGCCCGCGCCGTGCTGGAGCGCATGGGCGGGGACGCGCGCATCGAGGCCTTCGTCACCAACGCCCTGGGGGCCATCTTCATGCGCGAGGACAAGACGGCCGAGGCGCTGGAGAACTTCCGTCAGGTGGTGGCGCTGCGCCAGAAGGTCTACTCGACCGAGCACCCGGAGGTGGCGGCGGCCTACAACAACCTCGGGGCGGCGCTCACCAAGGCCGGACGGTTGCCCGAGGCGCGCGAGGCGTTGGCGCACGCGCAGCGGCTCTACGCGAAGACGCTGGGGCCGCATCACCTGGAGACGGGCAATGCGTTGCACAACCTGGGCATCCTCGCGCAGAGGACCGCCGATGACGAGGCCGCCGTGGGCTACTTCCAGGGAGCCCTGGAGGCACGCGAGGTGGGCTCGCAGCGCGAGACGCTCGATGTGGCCATGACGTATTCCACCCTGGGCGCGAGCTACTGCCACCTGCGAGACTTCGCGCGGTGTCTGTCCGCCCACGAGCGCGCCCTGGACATCCGCGGCAAGGTCTTCGGTCCCGAGCACACGGATGTCTCCACCAGCCTGGTGGATGTCGCGGGGGCTCTGTATGCCCTGGGCCGCCTGGGCGAGGCATTGGAGCACTATCAGCGGGCACTGCGGCTCGCGGAGGCGGCCGAGGAGCAGGTGCCCTATCAGCTCATCAATCCCCTGAGCGGCATCGGCGAGGTGTTGCTCGCGCGGGGCAAGCGCGCGGAGGCGCTGCCCTACCTCCAGCGGGCGCTGTCCCTGGCGGAGAAGAGCGAGGTGGATGAGGGCTGGGCGCTCTCCATCGTGGTGGAGGACATGGCCGACTGGTACCTGAAGGGAGGCCAGCACCGCCAGGCGTTGCCGTACTACCAGCGGGCGCTGGCCCTGGACGAGAAGCGGCTGAGCGCGCGTCACCCGGCGCTCTTCGGACCCCTGGTGGGGATGGCGGAGTGCCAGCTCGCGCTCCACGCGCCCGCCGAGGCCCGCGCCACGCTGGAGCGGGCCCTGGCCACCGAGCCGCTCTCCCGCATCTCCGCCAGCGACCTGGCCCATGCCCGCTTCCTGCTCGCCCGGGCGGTCTGGGAGGCGGGGGACGCGGCCCAGGCCCGGGAGCTGGCCTTGCGCGCCCAGAAGGCGCTCCTCCAGGCGCACGAGGACTCCAAGGCCTCCCAGGTGACGGCCTGGCTGGAAGCACATGCCGAGCGCTGA